The following proteins are encoded in a genomic region of Zea mays cultivar B73 chromosome 9, Zm-B73-REFERENCE-NAM-5.0, whole genome shotgun sequence:
- the LOC100381929 gene encoding uncharacterized protein isoform X1 — protein MSHFHPTQHASDNDFQMWQQQMMFKHLQEFQRQQQLQQSDHGARMQLSFGQFHAPAKPLPGDQLSTMSNEMVNNETMNSGWPHNFTGGDLSLTSNSQMLNNGSTNWDQIVGSPVVGNFMNGSMFVNAHNQSMRPMGLATHQVDQTFYPMHATSSRGPGNQYSQFLGIPADPQSEAARVGPVQSEKTSRPFNSSMNELGLHMQGTTSLMHNFRGKGGFLNNSLMQSQGDNIRAGSPVTMNQLQHGFQTQDFHGRPNQVDLQAGMQEKSAMQVGQASRGASLDPTEEKILFGSDEDSNWGALLRGDNDNVNSLDNDNYGGGYSSLQSGSWSALMQEALQSTTSESPKEEWSGLSFHKTEQVMASNANLSGRNGSKFTGLSGANLENARPSPASSYADGTMNNPNLASFQHVIRPPSERRDHMSHESSNAPVNNHQSTSEVNKGYFQQGIKQIHSDARQGQAHLVNGTWPHQKTELLRSNLQSTGVHATPPGGHGFGMSQQIATDHNINRESSNNQNDWKANNALGQDMCNSQNIFNSNENSWKSTGGNANSVQRFQQRRSDVSATNESSDGKNISMMSSSMPMMTQDHYQMVTSQSGEQIGMNRNLTHRAPETSESPGKSAEQRPGDFNQEYLNAIPNERETHISNHGRHITSDSAPRRHSVSAGKESENLGQSSQQAMGSYILQNRAMGSSGMNIGLSPGNPMSNSLFPPQTRNSLQHHFGTNSHVSNSMPSASEKMMMAQEQLQSRHGLPNSSSASTLGGADTGLSQNRAVQNSQHMLQLLHKVDNSRNSNVVADIPNNSLGVVSAQQQLNHSSLQGFGLRLAPPSQLQSISGNLWSSQTNADGKQFYQDGDRTQLPSTPSQSLTPQHQNSLSSPFHSSETENTGQPIACFPQLGSGQQYPMADDRSGPAPMLQQQPQQSNSATVFKNVWTNISAQRLTGMQPNKITPNIIQSMMFPNNAAASNLWSSQKADDQGQRASTPSDIATSSANSQNQSPKQAADSDAKLASSQKGNLELTGTTVTGGNESLQKPSSDENSINAVSSFAQLRQQGILGAKHGENPGANFQAMNVSHNNANHSGGIVLHGSPAPTNIQQQNYSLLHQMQTSRHMDVDPGSLSGKTTKPDIGSDAAQIDWNSGQRFAHVTNNSTKSSADNIGSPGVPGSFTSDLKMLSFASRNEERNPNIPSRFPSGECPSPGMITTQDDNQNQVQHMGTGAMSNSDERSERPRINPQMAPSWFGHYGNYRNGQSVATLNAATLNAQKPMALPFNFPKASRNNENNSHAENRVEPSQSVRPGHHLPSARMEALVPSNVKVSSMMRRPKKRKTMDSTLVSWHKIIESPRKLRGISTPEMDWAWAANRLIEKDEAETPDDAPLNYLPRKRLILTSQLIQQLLPAIPATILRAQAVSAYGSATYTLSMLTLRDACSMASSSYNSCSPVEDENNPSEQPSAKKMEDRVSKVVEVFVGRIRKMENDFISLNKRASMLDVQLECQDLERISIVNRLGRFHGRSHAAAVESSSAPEMTPRRIFPERHVMSFAVPGNLPEGVCCLSL, from the exons ATGTCACATTTTCATCCCACACAGCATGCTAGTGACAATGATTTTCAGATGTGGCAACAGCAGATGATGTTCAAGCACTTGCAGGAGTTTCAGAGGCAGCAACAACTACAGCAGTCTGATCATGGAGCCAGGATGCAGCTCTCTTTTGGACAGTTTCATGCTCCTGCAAAACCTTTGCCTGGTGATCaattgtcgacaatgtcaaatgaAATGGTCAACAATGAGACCATGAATTCTGGATGGCCACATAATTTTACAGGTGGTGACCTGAGTTTGACGAGCAACTCCCAGATGTTGAACAATGGTAGCACAAATTGGGATCAGATTGTTGGTTCTCCTGTTGTGGGCAATTTCATGAATGGTTCAATGTTTGTGAATGCTCATAATCAGTCGATGAGACCAATGGGATTAGCTACCCACCAAGTGGATCAAACTTTTTATCCAATGCATGCTACCAGCAGTAGAGGGCCTGGAAACCAGTATTCCCAATTTTTAGGGATTCCTGCTGATCCTCAGAGTGAAGCGGCAAGGGTTGGTCCAGTTCAGTCAGAAAAGACATCCAGACCATTCAACTCTTCAATGAACGAACTTGGTCTTCATATGCAAGGTACCACCAGTTTGATGCATAATTTTCGTGGAAAAGGGGGCTTCTTAAATAACAGTCTGAtgcaaagtcaaggtgataatatcAGGGCAGGCAGTCCGGTTACAATGAATCAACTACAACATGGTTTTCAAACCCAAGATTTTCATGGTAGGCCAAACCAAGTTGATCTTCAAGCGGGCATGCAAGAGAAATCAGCAATGCAGGTAGGGCAAGCGAGTCGTGGGGCTAGCCTTGACCCTACTGAGGAGAAAATCTTATTTGGGAGTGACGAGGATAGCAACTGGGGAGCTTTGTTGAGGGGTGACAATGACAATGTCAATTCTTTGGACAATGACAACTATGGTGGTGGCTACTCATCTCTACAGAGCGGTAGCTGGAGTGCCCTTATGCAGGAAGCTCTCCAGTCTACAACCAGTGAAAGTCCCAAAGAAGAGTGGAGTGGCTTGAGTTTCCATAAAACTGAGCAGGTGATGGCTAGCAATGCAAATTTATCAGGCCGCAATGGTAGTAAGTTTACTGGATTAAGTGGTGCAAACCTAGAAAATGCACGTCCTTCGCCAGCGTCCAGCTATGCTGATGGAACAATGAATAACCCAAACCTTGCCAGTTTTCAGCATGTCATAAGGCCTCCATCCGAGCGAAGGGACCATATGTCTCATGAATCTTCTAATGCTCCTGTTAACAATCATCAATCAACTTCTGAAGTCAACAAGGGGTACTTTCAGCAAGGCATAAAACAAATTCACTCTGATGCAAGGCAAGGACAAGCGCACCTAGTAAATGGAACCTGGCCGCATCAAAAGACTGAACTGCTCAGAAGTAATTTGCAGTCAACTGGTGTACATGCTACACCACCTGGTGGACATGGATTTGGGATGTCACAACAAATTGCAACTGATCACAATATCAACAGAGAGTCCAGTAATAATCAAAATGACTGGAAAGCTAACAATGCACTTGGACAAGACATGTGCAATAGCCAAAATATCTTTAATAGCAATGAGAACTCTTGGAAGTCAACTGGAGGTAATGCCAATTCAGTCCAGAGATTTCAGCAGAGGAGGTCTGATGTAAGCGCTACTAATGAAAGTTCAGATGGTAAAAATATTAGCATGATGAGCTCAAGCATGCCAATGATGACACAGGATCATTACCAGATGGTCACTAGTCAGAGTGGTGAGCAAATTGGCATGAACCGTAATCTGACACATAGAGCTCCAGAGACCTCTGAGTCACCAGGAAAAAGCGCAGAACAAAGACCAGGTGATTTCAATCAGGAATATCTAAATGCAATCCCTAACGAAAGAGAAACACACATTTCAAACCATGGTCGACACATAACAAGTGATTCTGCCCCCAGAAGGCATTCTGTATCTGCTGGGAAGGAATCTGAAAATTTAGGTCAGTCTAGTCAGCAAGCAATGGGATCTTACATCTTGCAGAACCGTGCTATGGGGAGTTCTGGAATGAACATTGGTCTGTCTCCAGGCAATCCAATGTCAAATAGTCTGTTTCCACCTCAGACACGAAATAGTCTGCAGCATCATTTTGGCACAAACTCCCATGTTTCCAATAGTATGCCGTCAGCAAGTGAG AAAATGATGATGGCACAGGAACAACTTCAATCGCGACATGGTCTCCCCAACAGCTCCAGTGCATCAACTTTAGGAGGAGCTGATACTGGTCTATCCCAGAATAGAGCAGTTCAAAACAG TCAACATATGCTTCAGCTTCTGCATAAGGTGGATAACTCAAGGAATAGCAATGTGGTTGCTGACATACCCAACAATTCCCTTGGCGTTGTTTCTGCCCAGCAACAACTTAACCATTCTTCTTTGCAAGGATTTGGGTTGAGACTGGCACCACCATCCCAACTCCAATCAATTTCGGGTAATTTATGGTCTAGTCAGACTAATGCTGATGgcaagcaattttaccaagatggCGACCGCACACAGCTACCTTCCACCCCTAGCCAGTCACTGACTCCTCAGCATCAAAATTCTCTATCTTCACCATTTCACAGTTCAGAAACAGAAAATACTGGGCAACCAATTGCGTGTTTCCCCCAATTAGGATCAGGCCAACAGTATCCTATGGCAGATGATAGATCTGGTCCTGCACCCATGCTGCAGCAGCAGCCTCAGCAAAGCAACTCTGCAACAGTGTTCAAGAATGTATGGACAAACATATCAGCACAGCGCCTAACTGGTATGCAACCTAACAAGATTACACCCAACATCATTCAGTCTATGATGTTTCCAAATAATGCTGCAGCTTCCAACTTATGGAGCTCTCAGAAGGCAGATGATCAAGGGCAGAGGGCATCAACTCCATCAGATATTGCAACAAGTTCAGCGAACTCACAGAATCAATCTCCAAAACAAGCTGCTGATAGTGATGCAAAGTTAGCATCTTCCCAGAAGGGAAACCTAGAGTTGACAGGAACTACCGTAACAGGAGGAAACGAATCCTTGCAGAAGCCTTCTTCAGATGAGAATTCTATCAATGCTGTTTCATCCTTTGCACAGTTGCGTCAGCAAGGCATCCTTGGTGCTAAACATGGGGAGAACCCAGGAGCTAATTTTCAGGCTATGAATGTTTCCCACAATAATGCTAATCACAGTGGTGGCATTGTTTTACATGGAAGTCCAGCACCTACAAACATTCAGCAGCAAAATTACTCTCTTCTACATCAAATGCAAACCTCGAGGCATATGGATGTTGATCCAGGCAGTTTATCTGGAAAGACGACAAAACCTGATATTGGTTCTGATGCTGCACAGATTGATTGGAATTCTGGTCAGAGATTTGCTCATGTAACCAATAACTCAACCAAATCGTCTGCAGATAACATTGGAAGCCCTGGTGTCCCAGGGTCATTCACATCGGACTTGAAAATGTTGAGTTTTGCTTCAAGGAACGAGGAGAGAAATCCAAACATACCTTCTCGGTTTCCTTCCGGAGAGTGCCCGTCTCCTGGTATGATAACCACACAAGATGATAATCAGAATCAAGTTCAGCATATGGGCACAGGTGCAATGTCAAATTCTGATGAAAGAAGTGAGAGGCCGAGGATAAACCCTCAAATGGCACCTTCTTGGTTTGGACATTACGGAAACTACAGAAATGGTCAGAGTGTTGCTACGCTTAATGCTGCTACGCTTAATGCGCAGAAGCCCATGGCTTTGCCATTTAATTTTCCGAAAGCATCTCGGAACAATGAAAATAATAGCCATGCTGAAAATAGAGTTGAACCTAGCCAATCTGTTAGGCCTGGGCATCATCTCCCATCAGCAAGAATGGAAGCTTTGGTTCCTTCCAATGTAAAAGTGTCTTCAATGATGAGAAGGCCTAAGAAGCGTAAAACTATGGACTCCACACTTGTTTCTTGGCATAAAATAATTGAAAGCCCACGAAAATTGAGGGGCATCAG CACACCTGAGATGGACTGGGCTTGGGCAGCTAACCGGTTAATTGAGAAG GATGAGGCAGAAACTCCAGACGATGCTCCTTTAAATTATTTGCCGCGGAAGAGGCTAATTTTGACAAGCCAGTTGATCCAGCAACTTCTCCCTGCTATACCAGCGACCATTCTGAGAGCACAAGCTGTGTCTGCTTACGGAAGTGCGACATACACTCTATCAATGTTGACACTAAGGGATGCATGCAGCATGGCATCATCATCATATAACTCTTGCTCACCTGTGGAGGATGAAAATAA CCCATCTGAACAACCAAGTGCTAAGAAAATGGAAGACAGAGTGTCAAAGGTTGTGGAAGTCTTCGTTGGAAGAATCCGGAAGATGGAAAATGACTTTATAAG TTTGAACAAGAGGGCCTCGATGCTAGATGTGCAACTGGAGTGCCAAGATCTGGAGAGAATTTCTATTGTAAATCGTCTGGGAAGATTTCATGGCCGGAGCCATGCAGCGGCAGTTGAGAGTTCATCAGCTCCAGAAATGACTCCTCGGAGAATTTTTCCTGAAAGACATGTCATGTCTTTTGCCGTGCCTGGAAATCTTCCTGAAGGAGTGTGCTGTTTGTCACTCTAG
- the LOC100381929 gene encoding uncharacterized protein isoform X2: MSHFHPTQHASDNDFQMWQQQMMFKHLQEFQRQQQLQQSDHGARMQLSFGQFHAPAKPLPGDQLSTMSNEMVNNETMNSGWPHNFTGGDLSLTSNSQMLNNGSTNWDQIVGSPVVGNFMNGSMFVNAHNQSMRPMGLATHQVDQTFYPMHATSSRGPGNQYSQFLGIPADPQSEAARVGPVQSEKTSRPFNSSMNELGLHMQGTTSLMHNFRGKGGFLNNSLMQSQGDNIRAGSPVTMNQLQHGFQTQDFHGRPNQVDLQAGMQEKSAMQVGQASRGASLDPTEEKILFGSDEDSNWGALLRGDNDNVNSLDNDNYGGGYSSLQSGSWSALMQEALQSTTSESPKEEWSGLSFHKTEQVMASNANLSGRNGSKFTGLSGANLENARPSPASSYADGTMNNPNLASFQHVIRPPSERRDHMSHESSNAPVNNHQSTSEVNKGYFQQGIKQIHSDARQGQAHLVNGTWPHQKTELLRSNLQSTGVHATPPGGHGFGMSQQIATDHNINRESSNNQNDWKANNALGQDMCNSQNIFNSNENSWKSTGGNANSVQRFQQRRSDVSATNESSDGKNISMMSSSMPMMTQDHYQMVTSQSGEQIGMNRNLTHRAPETSESPGKSAEQRPGDFNQEYLNAIPNERETHISNHGRHITSDSAPRRHSVSAGKESENLGQSSQQAMGSYILQNRAMGSSGMNIGLSPGNPMSNSLFPPQTRNSLQHHFGTNSHVSNSMPSASEEQLQSRHGLPNSSSASTLGGADTGLSQNRAVQNSQHMLQLLHKVDNSRNSNVVADIPNNSLGVVSAQQQLNHSSLQGFGLRLAPPSQLQSISGNLWSSQTNADGKQFYQDGDRTQLPSTPSQSLTPQHQNSLSSPFHSSETENTGQPIACFPQLGSGQQYPMADDRSGPAPMLQQQPQQSNSATVFKNVWTNISAQRLTGMQPNKITPNIIQSMMFPNNAAASNLWSSQKADDQGQRASTPSDIATSSANSQNQSPKQAADSDAKLASSQKGNLELTGTTVTGGNESLQKPSSDENSINAVSSFAQLRQQGILGAKHGENPGANFQAMNVSHNNANHSGGIVLHGSPAPTNIQQQNYSLLHQMQTSRHMDVDPGSLSGKTTKPDIGSDAAQIDWNSGQRFAHVTNNSTKSSADNIGSPGVPGSFTSDLKMLSFASRNEERNPNIPSRFPSGECPSPGMITTQDDNQNQVQHMGTGAMSNSDERSERPRINPQMAPSWFGHYGNYRNGQSVATLNAATLNAQKPMALPFNFPKASRNNENNSHAENRVEPSQSVRPGHHLPSARMEALVPSNVKVSSMMRRPKKRKTMDSTLVSWHKIIESPRKLRGISTPEMDWAWAANRLIEKDEAETPDDAPLNYLPRKRLILTSQLIQQLLPAIPATILRAQAVSAYGSATYTLSMLTLRDACSMASSSYNSCSPVEDENNPSEQPSAKKMEDRVSKVVEVFVGRIRKMENDFISLNKRASMLDVQLECQDLERISIVNRLGRFHGRSHAAAVESSSAPEMTPRRIFPERHVMSFAVPGNLPEGVCCLSL, encoded by the exons ATGTCACATTTTCATCCCACACAGCATGCTAGTGACAATGATTTTCAGATGTGGCAACAGCAGATGATGTTCAAGCACTTGCAGGAGTTTCAGAGGCAGCAACAACTACAGCAGTCTGATCATGGAGCCAGGATGCAGCTCTCTTTTGGACAGTTTCATGCTCCTGCAAAACCTTTGCCTGGTGATCaattgtcgacaatgtcaaatgaAATGGTCAACAATGAGACCATGAATTCTGGATGGCCACATAATTTTACAGGTGGTGACCTGAGTTTGACGAGCAACTCCCAGATGTTGAACAATGGTAGCACAAATTGGGATCAGATTGTTGGTTCTCCTGTTGTGGGCAATTTCATGAATGGTTCAATGTTTGTGAATGCTCATAATCAGTCGATGAGACCAATGGGATTAGCTACCCACCAAGTGGATCAAACTTTTTATCCAATGCATGCTACCAGCAGTAGAGGGCCTGGAAACCAGTATTCCCAATTTTTAGGGATTCCTGCTGATCCTCAGAGTGAAGCGGCAAGGGTTGGTCCAGTTCAGTCAGAAAAGACATCCAGACCATTCAACTCTTCAATGAACGAACTTGGTCTTCATATGCAAGGTACCACCAGTTTGATGCATAATTTTCGTGGAAAAGGGGGCTTCTTAAATAACAGTCTGAtgcaaagtcaaggtgataatatcAGGGCAGGCAGTCCGGTTACAATGAATCAACTACAACATGGTTTTCAAACCCAAGATTTTCATGGTAGGCCAAACCAAGTTGATCTTCAAGCGGGCATGCAAGAGAAATCAGCAATGCAGGTAGGGCAAGCGAGTCGTGGGGCTAGCCTTGACCCTACTGAGGAGAAAATCTTATTTGGGAGTGACGAGGATAGCAACTGGGGAGCTTTGTTGAGGGGTGACAATGACAATGTCAATTCTTTGGACAATGACAACTATGGTGGTGGCTACTCATCTCTACAGAGCGGTAGCTGGAGTGCCCTTATGCAGGAAGCTCTCCAGTCTACAACCAGTGAAAGTCCCAAAGAAGAGTGGAGTGGCTTGAGTTTCCATAAAACTGAGCAGGTGATGGCTAGCAATGCAAATTTATCAGGCCGCAATGGTAGTAAGTTTACTGGATTAAGTGGTGCAAACCTAGAAAATGCACGTCCTTCGCCAGCGTCCAGCTATGCTGATGGAACAATGAATAACCCAAACCTTGCCAGTTTTCAGCATGTCATAAGGCCTCCATCCGAGCGAAGGGACCATATGTCTCATGAATCTTCTAATGCTCCTGTTAACAATCATCAATCAACTTCTGAAGTCAACAAGGGGTACTTTCAGCAAGGCATAAAACAAATTCACTCTGATGCAAGGCAAGGACAAGCGCACCTAGTAAATGGAACCTGGCCGCATCAAAAGACTGAACTGCTCAGAAGTAATTTGCAGTCAACTGGTGTACATGCTACACCACCTGGTGGACATGGATTTGGGATGTCACAACAAATTGCAACTGATCACAATATCAACAGAGAGTCCAGTAATAATCAAAATGACTGGAAAGCTAACAATGCACTTGGACAAGACATGTGCAATAGCCAAAATATCTTTAATAGCAATGAGAACTCTTGGAAGTCAACTGGAGGTAATGCCAATTCAGTCCAGAGATTTCAGCAGAGGAGGTCTGATGTAAGCGCTACTAATGAAAGTTCAGATGGTAAAAATATTAGCATGATGAGCTCAAGCATGCCAATGATGACACAGGATCATTACCAGATGGTCACTAGTCAGAGTGGTGAGCAAATTGGCATGAACCGTAATCTGACACATAGAGCTCCAGAGACCTCTGAGTCACCAGGAAAAAGCGCAGAACAAAGACCAGGTGATTTCAATCAGGAATATCTAAATGCAATCCCTAACGAAAGAGAAACACACATTTCAAACCATGGTCGACACATAACAAGTGATTCTGCCCCCAGAAGGCATTCTGTATCTGCTGGGAAGGAATCTGAAAATTTAGGTCAGTCTAGTCAGCAAGCAATGGGATCTTACATCTTGCAGAACCGTGCTATGGGGAGTTCTGGAATGAACATTGGTCTGTCTCCAGGCAATCCAATGTCAAATAGTCTGTTTCCACCTCAGACACGAAATAGTCTGCAGCATCATTTTGGCACAAACTCCCATGTTTCCAATAGTATGCCGTCAGCAAGTGAG GAACAACTTCAATCGCGACATGGTCTCCCCAACAGCTCCAGTGCATCAACTTTAGGAGGAGCTGATACTGGTCTATCCCAGAATAGAGCAGTTCAAAACAG TCAACATATGCTTCAGCTTCTGCATAAGGTGGATAACTCAAGGAATAGCAATGTGGTTGCTGACATACCCAACAATTCCCTTGGCGTTGTTTCTGCCCAGCAACAACTTAACCATTCTTCTTTGCAAGGATTTGGGTTGAGACTGGCACCACCATCCCAACTCCAATCAATTTCGGGTAATTTATGGTCTAGTCAGACTAATGCTGATGgcaagcaattttaccaagatggCGACCGCACACAGCTACCTTCCACCCCTAGCCAGTCACTGACTCCTCAGCATCAAAATTCTCTATCTTCACCATTTCACAGTTCAGAAACAGAAAATACTGGGCAACCAATTGCGTGTTTCCCCCAATTAGGATCAGGCCAACAGTATCCTATGGCAGATGATAGATCTGGTCCTGCACCCATGCTGCAGCAGCAGCCTCAGCAAAGCAACTCTGCAACAGTGTTCAAGAATGTATGGACAAACATATCAGCACAGCGCCTAACTGGTATGCAACCTAACAAGATTACACCCAACATCATTCAGTCTATGATGTTTCCAAATAATGCTGCAGCTTCCAACTTATGGAGCTCTCAGAAGGCAGATGATCAAGGGCAGAGGGCATCAACTCCATCAGATATTGCAACAAGTTCAGCGAACTCACAGAATCAATCTCCAAAACAAGCTGCTGATAGTGATGCAAAGTTAGCATCTTCCCAGAAGGGAAACCTAGAGTTGACAGGAACTACCGTAACAGGAGGAAACGAATCCTTGCAGAAGCCTTCTTCAGATGAGAATTCTATCAATGCTGTTTCATCCTTTGCACAGTTGCGTCAGCAAGGCATCCTTGGTGCTAAACATGGGGAGAACCCAGGAGCTAATTTTCAGGCTATGAATGTTTCCCACAATAATGCTAATCACAGTGGTGGCATTGTTTTACATGGAAGTCCAGCACCTACAAACATTCAGCAGCAAAATTACTCTCTTCTACATCAAATGCAAACCTCGAGGCATATGGATGTTGATCCAGGCAGTTTATCTGGAAAGACGACAAAACCTGATATTGGTTCTGATGCTGCACAGATTGATTGGAATTCTGGTCAGAGATTTGCTCATGTAACCAATAACTCAACCAAATCGTCTGCAGATAACATTGGAAGCCCTGGTGTCCCAGGGTCATTCACATCGGACTTGAAAATGTTGAGTTTTGCTTCAAGGAACGAGGAGAGAAATCCAAACATACCTTCTCGGTTTCCTTCCGGAGAGTGCCCGTCTCCTGGTATGATAACCACACAAGATGATAATCAGAATCAAGTTCAGCATATGGGCACAGGTGCAATGTCAAATTCTGATGAAAGAAGTGAGAGGCCGAGGATAAACCCTCAAATGGCACCTTCTTGGTTTGGACATTACGGAAACTACAGAAATGGTCAGAGTGTTGCTACGCTTAATGCTGCTACGCTTAATGCGCAGAAGCCCATGGCTTTGCCATTTAATTTTCCGAAAGCATCTCGGAACAATGAAAATAATAGCCATGCTGAAAATAGAGTTGAACCTAGCCAATCTGTTAGGCCTGGGCATCATCTCCCATCAGCAAGAATGGAAGCTTTGGTTCCTTCCAATGTAAAAGTGTCTTCAATGATGAGAAGGCCTAAGAAGCGTAAAACTATGGACTCCACACTTGTTTCTTGGCATAAAATAATTGAAAGCCCACGAAAATTGAGGGGCATCAG CACACCTGAGATGGACTGGGCTTGGGCAGCTAACCGGTTAATTGAGAAG GATGAGGCAGAAACTCCAGACGATGCTCCTTTAAATTATTTGCCGCGGAAGAGGCTAATTTTGACAAGCCAGTTGATCCAGCAACTTCTCCCTGCTATACCAGCGACCATTCTGAGAGCACAAGCTGTGTCTGCTTACGGAAGTGCGACATACACTCTATCAATGTTGACACTAAGGGATGCATGCAGCATGGCATCATCATCATATAACTCTTGCTCACCTGTGGAGGATGAAAATAA CCCATCTGAACAACCAAGTGCTAAGAAAATGGAAGACAGAGTGTCAAAGGTTGTGGAAGTCTTCGTTGGAAGAATCCGGAAGATGGAAAATGACTTTATAAG TTTGAACAAGAGGGCCTCGATGCTAGATGTGCAACTGGAGTGCCAAGATCTGGAGAGAATTTCTATTGTAAATCGTCTGGGAAGATTTCATGGCCGGAGCCATGCAGCGGCAGTTGAGAGTTCATCAGCTCCAGAAATGACTCCTCGGAGAATTTTTCCTGAAAGACATGTCATGTCTTTTGCCGTGCCTGGAAATCTTCCTGAAGGAGTGTGCTGTTTGTCACTCTAG